The following DNA comes from Vicinamibacterales bacterium.
GCGAAATGTCGCCAGCACTGACCAGCAGGCGCGAGCCGGCGCGCGGCGCGGCTCTCGCCGCAGGCCGGCCGGGACCGCGGCGCACTCGGCCTGGCGCGCCCGGGGCGACTTGGTAAGATGCGGCGGTGGCCGTGGCCCGGCTACCGCACCCACATGGCGGAGTTCACGCTGGACGTCTCGGCGCGGTCCATCGAGACCGCCCTCATCGACGCCGCACGGTCCCTGACCTCGCGGCTCGACGTGTCCAGCGTGTGTACGGCCCTCCTCGACGCCGTGCAGGAGGTCTTCGGGGCGACGTCGAGCTGGGTGCTGCTCCACGTCGAGGATGAGGACGTCCTCCGGCCGGCGGCGTTCCGTGGGCCCGGAGCCGACGCGTTCCGCGACGTGCCGATGCCGGCCGACGCCGGCATCATGGGCAAGGCGTTCACGAGCCAGCGGGTGGTCTTCGTGGCCCAGGCGGACGACGACGACCGCTGGTTCGACGTCGCGCGCGTGCACCGGACCGGCATGCGCTCGGCCTTCGCGGTGCCGCTCATCGGGAACGGCCGCACCCTCGGCGTGGTCGGGCTCGACACGCCGCGCTTCTCCAGCGAACATCCGCCGGAGCCCGTGGACATCGCCCGCCTCGAGGCCCTGGCGGCGCAGGCCGGCGTGGCCGTCGCCAACGCCCAGTTGTACGAGGCCAGCGAGCGCGACCGGCTCCGCCTGACCGCCCTGCTCGAGGAGCGGCGCGGCCTGCGGCGCCGTGTGGCGCACCTTCAGGAAGAGGTGCTCGCGGCGCGCCCGGTGACGGAACTCATCGGCGACTGCCCGGCCTGGGCCGACACGGTGCGGCTGGCCGACGTCGTGGCCGCGGGCGCCACGACCGTGATGCTGCTCGGCGAGACGGGAACCGGGAAGGAGCTGCTCGCCCGGCGCATCCACGAGCAGAGCCCGCGCGCGGTGGGCCCCTTCGTGGCCGTGAACTGCGCGGCGCTGCCGGAATCGCTCGTGGAGAGCGAGCTCTTCGGCCACGAGAAAGGCGCCTTCACCAACGCCATCGCCCGCAAGCCGGGCAAGTTCGAGATCGCGGACGGCGGCACCCTGTTCCTGGACGAGGTCGGCGACCTGCCACTGGACGCGCAGGCCAAGCTGCTCCGCGTGCTGCAGGACTCGAAGGTCGAGCGCGTCGGCAGCACGTCGTCGATTCCGGTGGACGTCCGGCTGGTGGCGGCGACGAACCGGGACCTGGAGCACGCCGTCGACGACGGGGCGTTCCGGGCCGACCTCTACTTCCGCCTGAGCGTGTTCCCCATCGAGCTCCCACCGCTCCGGCACCGCGCCTCCGACATCGCGCTGCTCGCCCAGCACTTCCTGCGCGACTTCGCGCGGCGCCTGGGACGTCCGGCGCGGCGCCTCAGCAAGGCGGCGGAGACACGCCTCCTGGCCTATGCGTGGCCGGGCAACGTACGGGAACTGCAGAACGTGATGGAGCGGGCCGTGATCCTGTCCCCGGGGTCGGACGTCGCCGCCGACGCCATCTGGCTGCCCCGCCACCGCATGCTGGCGCCGCGCGACGAGGGCGGCGTCACGACGCTGGCCGAGAGCCGATCGCCGCGCCATCCGGGCCGCGCTCGATGCGGCGGGCTGGAAGATCAGCGGGCTGGGGCGGCGCGGCCGAACGCCTGGGCACGAAGCCGACGACCCTGCACGCGAAGATGAAGAAACTGGGCATCCGCCGGCCGCTCAGGACCGGACGTCCACGAAATAGCGCGGTCGGCTGGCGGCGACTTCGCCAGCGGCGGCGGCCGTCCGCGGCGCCGGCCCGCGGCGGGACGGCCTGGATGCGCGGGAATGCCTCCGACGGGACCTGCGCGCGGTCCGGGTCCGGATTTGCACCAGCGACGGGACGTGGCGCGCATCCAGGTGCGTGTGATCGACGGCCGTCATCACGTCACCGTAGTCGGTCCCCTCGTTGCCGCCGACCTCCGTCGCCTCGAGCGCGCCTGCGGCCCCGCCCTGGAGCACCGACAGCCGCCCCTCGAGATCCGCGTGGAGTCCGAGACCCTCGACGAGCCCTCGCGCGTCTTCCTCGACAGCCTGGCGCGACGCGGCGCCGTGGTCACCCGCACCAAGCCCTGACGGTCGGCGCGCGCGGTGGAGCGTGGCGGGCGGCCCGGACCACCGCGGCGCGCGGCCGTCTACTCCGCGGTGGTCGGGTCGATCACGGCACGCACCTGCGACACGCGGTTGGCCGGAAGCCGCCGCGCCGGGCGTGCTCCCGCACGGCCTCCTCGTCGGGCGCGACGGTACACGCAGTAGATGGCGTCGTCGGTCACGAAGCTCTGCATCCACTGGATTCGGGGGCCCATCGCGGTCAGGACGCGGCACGACGTCTGCGAGATGGCCTGCAGTTCCTGGGGCGACAGGCGGCCCGCTCCGGCGATGTCCCGCTCGATCACGAACTTCGGCATGGTCTGCTCCTTCCGTGTCGGCGGTGGTGCGCGCCACGGCCTCGATGGGGCTACGGCTGATCGCAGCGCACCCGCGATTCCAGTCCACGAACGTGCCGCGGGGGTTGTCCTTCCACGCCCAGACGTGCAGCTCGAAGAACGCCGGCAGGGTACCGGTTGGACTGCCCACGAACTGGAAGGCCTGGCCCTCCAGTCCGGGGGTTGGTTGCCGTGCTGGGCGAGCCAGGTGGCGGCGTCCACGATGAACTCCACGCCGACCAGCCGGGCGCGGCCGCCGGCGATCTCGCTATGAGGGCTTCCGGCGCCGAGGATCGAGCGCGCCATCGGCCACGAGGGCGCCATTCACGTAGTGGAGGCCCATCGCCCTTCCTGCGGGCCGCTCACGCAGCCGAGGAAGGACCGTAGCCGGCGGCGATCGCCGCGTCCACGTCGAGGTAGGGCCGGGTGCCGTCGCGCACGAGACGCACGAGCGCAGCGGCGTCGCGGCCGTGCGCGTCCCCATGCTCCTGCGCGGCGAGCGGGACGACCGACAGCGCCAGGGCGGCAATGGCGGCGCACGGTCCCAGGATCGACGGACGACGGCACGTGGTGGGTGTGGGCATGATGGCGGTCCTCCGGGTATCGCGTGAGCGTCGACCGGTCGTGGTCGACGGCGTGCGCGGATGCGACGCCCAGAGTGCGCGGTGCCGCCCGACCGCTCAAGGCTCCGGCGGTCACACGACGGTGACCGGAGGTGACACGAGGTGACGGGCCGGCGCTTTCGTTTCTTCAAGGCATGCCGGGGTACGACACGCTGTCTGCCGACGCCGCCCGCGCCCCAGAGCCCATGTCCTCGCACGACGCCGACACCGTGCGCTTCGGTCCCTTCACCCTCGACACCCGCTCGCGCGAGCTGCGCGGATACCAGGACGACCCGCCTGCAGGAACAGCCGTTCGGCGTTGGGCCGCTGCTGTCACAGCCCGGACAGGTGGTGACCCGGGAGGAACTGCAGCGGGGGCTCTGGCCGGACGGCACGTTCGTGGACTTCGAGCACAGCCTCAACGCCGCCGTGAAGCGTTCGCACGGCGCTCGGCGACGACGCCGAGCGGCCATAACAGACGCTGCCCCGCCTGGCTACCTTCGTGGCGCCCGTCGCCGCCCCGGCGCCCGGCCGCCGCCGGATCGCGGACGGCACGCCAGACTGGCGGAGCCTTCATGACCTCTGGCGGCGCAGCCGCCCGACTACTTCACCGACGGCCTCACCGAGGGCTCATCGCCCAACTGGCCCGCCGGCCGCGGCCGCCTCGCCGTCATCGCGCGAGGGTCGTCCATGCAGGT
Coding sequences within:
- a CDS encoding sigma 54-interacting transcriptional regulator translates to MAEFTLDVSARSIETALIDAARSLTSRLDVSSVCTALLDAVQEVFGATSSWVLLHVEDEDVLRPAAFRGPGADAFRDVPMPADAGIMGKAFTSQRVVFVAQADDDDRWFDVARVHRTGMRSAFAVPLIGNGRTLGVVGLDTPRFSSEHPPEPVDIARLEALAAQAGVAVANAQLYEASERDRLRLTALLEERRGLRRRVAHLQEEVLAARPVTELIGDCPAWADTVRLADVVAAGATTVMLLGETGTGKELLARRIHEQSPRAVGPFVAVNCAALPESLVESELFGHEKGAFTNAIARKPGKFEIADGGTLFLDEVGDLPLDAQAKLLRVLQDSKVERVGSTSSIPVDVRLVAATNRDLEHAVDDGAFRADLYFRLSVFPIELPPLRHRASDIALLAQHFLRDFARRLGRPARRLSKAAETRLLAYAWPGNVRELQNVMERAVILSPGSDVAADAIWLPRHRMLAPRDEGGVTTLAESRSPRHPGRARCGGLEDQRAGAARPNAWARSRRPCTRR
- a CDS encoding DUF4242 domain-containing protein codes for the protein MPKFVIERDIAGAGRLSPQELQAISQTSCRVLTAMGPRIQWMQSFVTDDAIYCVYRRARRGGRAGARPARRLPANRVSQVRAVIDPTTAE